The region AAACAGAACGAGCCAGCAAGACCAAAGATGTAAACCTGAACTACTCTGTAATTCAAATGCAAAGTGTGCTGGGAGTAAAGTGGAACATAGAGGCTGACGTGTTCTCATTCAGTGTAGCCCTCAAAGAAAGGCCAGCCACACGCCGAGGAATTCTAGCAACAGTTGCTAGTGTGTATGACCCGTTAGGTTTTCTCTCACCCTACATTTTGACAGGAAAACAAGTACTCCAGGAAATGTGCAAACGCGGAGTGGGATGGGATGATCCTATTCCTCCGGCACTAGAGACCAAATGGAAAGCATGGCTCGGTGACTTGGAGAATCTAAAAAGGATTGAAATACCAAGATGCCTTGTTCCTGAGAACTTCGGCAAGGTCAAAAAAATTGAGCTGCATCATTTTTCGGATGCAAGCAGCAGTGGCTATGGACAATGTTCATACATCAGGATTGTTGCTGATAAGAACGTGCATTGTGCACTGGTCATGGGTAAAGCCAGAGTGGCACCCACAAGAATAATCACTATCCCACGCCTTGAgctcactgcagctgcagtttCTGCAGCTGTAAGTAACTTCCTCAGGTCAGAGCTCGAGCGGAAAATTGACGAGGAGTTTTTCTGGACAGATTCTAAAGTGACGCTTGGATACATAAAAAATGATGCTCGTCGCTTTCATGTCTTTGTGGCAAATCGAGTTCAGAAAATAAGAGACTCTACTGATCCGAAGCAATGGTTTTACATTGAATCTGATCAAAATCCAGCTGATCACGCGTCTAGGGGCCTCAAGGTGGCAGATCTGCTAAGCTCAAATTGGCTCACTGGACCTAAATTCCTATGGGAAAGGGAAATTGTCACAAACCAACATTCCCCTGATCTTCTTGTTGGGGACCCAGAAGTAAAGGTCCTGAAAACAAATGCCCTTGAAGAAAACAGCTTTCTTGAGAGGTTCTCAAGATTTTCCAATTGGGATACAGCTCTTAACGTTGTGGCAAGAATTAAAAGACTTGCAAGGAGAGATAACTCAGGACCCATTAGTgtaaaagaaagacaaatggCTGCCTTTGTACTCCTCCAGGCAGCACAGAGGGAAGCCTTTAAAGAAGAGCTCAAATGGTTCAGTCAAAACTCAGCTGGACTAccaaaaactcataaaatgtaTCAACTTGATCCTATTTTGGTAGACAACCTGCTTAGGGTTGGAGGAAGGTtgagaaaatcctcagcatcaTTTGCATTGAATCATCCAGTAATCCTTCCAAAGGAAGGCATTGTCACACAACTCGTTCTTGACCACTGTCACAAGAAAACGCAACACCAAGGCCGAGGCCAAACTCTGAACAAACTCAGGGAAAGTGGCTATTGGATCATAGGTGGCAGTAAGGTAGTGGCCAAATACATTAAAGGGTGTGTCAATTGTAGAAAAGTGCGTGGGCCAGCTGAAGAACAACGCATGGCTGACTTGCCATTTGACAGAGTGGATCCTTCGCCCCCATTCACCTACACTGGAGTTGATGTTTTCGGCCCCTTCTATACGAAACAAGGTCGAAAGGAATGGAAGAGGTATGGCCTTTTGTTTACGTGTTTAAGCTCGAGAGCCGCGCACATTGAGATGTTGGAGGATCTCTCCACTGACGCATTTATAAACGCTTTAAGATGCTTCATAGCAATCAGAGGCACAGTCAGACAGATTCAATCTGACCAAGGGACAAATTTTGTCGGAGCTAAGAACGAGTTCAAGAAGGGTCTGTTGGAATTAGACAAGGAGATGATTTCTACTTATCTAGCTAAAAACCAGTGTGACTTTCAAATGAATGTTCCTGAAGCTAGTCACAGAGGAGGCATTTGGGAACGACAGATCCGCACTGTTAGGAATGTCATGAGTTCTGTCCTAGCCCAAGCCACAGGGAGGTTGGATGACACCTCATTGAGAACTTTCTTCTATGAGGCCATGTCAATTTTGAACCATCGTCCACTCACTACTGATACAATCAATGACCCCAACAGTGCTGAGCCTTTGACGCCTAATCATTTGCTCACAATGAAAGAGTCTGTGCCACTTCCGCCTCCTGGTAGATTTGTAAGAGAAGATTTGTACGCCAGGAAGAGGTGGCGGAGGGTGCAATATTTAACAGAGTTGTTCTGGAGCAGGTGGCGCAAGGAATACCTAACCAGCATTAGTTTAAGACAACGATGGCATACTCCTAAACAAAATGTACAGGTTGGAGATGTAGTGATTTTAAAGGAGGACAATATTCCAAGAAATGAGTGGAAATTGGCAAGGGTGGTTGAAGCcaatgaagatgatgatggtttAGTGCGGACGGTTAAGATCCAAATAGGGCAAAAGGATCTGGGAAAGAAAGGTGAACGTTTGAAACAAGTCTCTTTTCTTGAGAGACCAGTTCAGAAACTAGTGGTACTAGTTAAAGGGTCTAAACTACAGTGAAGTAGTACAAGGGTtaagaacacaaacataatATGTGATCTATAAGTTTATTTAAgaagtgttttttttgtaacataAGTTGATGTTTGATTGtcaatttattaaaaattacaggatttaattttgtttaacaCTTGTAAATAGAAATCCTTTGTAATTTTGGTGGCAGTGTAGCTGTCGCattgaaatgtaattattatgtGATTGCAATGTTCAAAATTTGGTGTTTAATCTGGACTCATGTTGTGTTGTCGCCACCTACTGGTGGGCCTGAGTGTGGCGCTTTGTGGTGTGCATGCTTTGGGGTGAGGCTCAATTAAGTGCACGTGTCACCAGAGACTGAAGGCTCGAGCCAGAAAGAGAATGCTAGCCTGTGCAAAGGGTGGAAATATAGACGATATGGACTACAATTGCTCATGAATGTTCAGTAGAAAGGCACACACGGTATGTTGGTGCATTtactttgtgtgtatgttttatttGAGTTGTAATTTTTGTTCTGCTGATGTAATATCCGTGTTTTTCATTGATCATTTCACCATAGTTTTTCACGGTGTTTGCTGgtgaaaagaagattaaaataCTGGCTGAACATCAGTTGGAGCATGGCCCTTTATTCTACTTCGaacatgaaaaaccttcagGAGCAGTTACACAGATGTTGCATCCGTAGATTTGTCATTTTCACTGAATGGTTGTCTCTGTCGGCCAGTGTGCTGTTTAGTCAGGCGGTTTGCTCCTAACTGAACTGTGAGTATCACTAATTTACGTGGGTGTGTTTCCTGAATCAGCTGACCGAGCAAACAGGATACATCCAGGTAAACTCGAAACTTTCGAGCTGATCCGTGGCATAGTGGAGAAACTGTCGACTTGTGATTTGCACAGAGGTATGATACTACGCTGAagaatttaatttcttttagttattattgttatttaaatcGTTTCAAATATGAAGAgggttaaagaagaagaagaactaaAGAATTAATGAAACAACATGATTCAAGTGTAGGTTTAGTCTGCCTGCCTTAAAATCCACACGTACAGAATAGGAATTAGGCATTAGGGGGTTTGTAAATATGGATAGAGATTTCAAATAGTTtagtaattatttttatattattttctgtATGTTTATTAAAGGTTATGCAAAATTGATAGAATGGGTGGAGCTAGAACATGTCAACATACTTTCAACCACATTTGTGTTGCAAccatacacacaaagacacaaataaaCATACTGAGAAACTGCCTGGGTGTATTTGCAGCgaagctattttttttaaagttataatAAATGAATAGAAAGCTTAACCTGTTGTGACCTTTCTTTTAGAGATCCTTGAGCTAACTTGTTGAAGCAGACATGGAGAGCGACTCTGAAACACAGTGGTGAAGATACTACTCCTGATGACTGGTAAGTCTGCTGTCTGTTCTCCTACATGTGGTGAAGTTTGTTTATGACTCTTGTATTTTTCATTGACAGCTTCTATGAAAAATTTGCAGGATGGAATTGGCTGATGACAGTCCTGCTGCCAGTCCTGCTGCCAGTCATGGTGACAGTCATGGTGCCAGTCCTGCTGCCAGTCATGGTGACAGTCATGGTGACAGTCCAGCCAACAGTCCTGCTGTCACACAGGAACCCTCAGAAAAAGAGGATTTTAAACTGTCCCTGATCACCTGGAATGTGGACGGGCTTGATGTGGAAAACCTTCCAGAGCGTGCCAGAGGCCtggttaaatatttaaacttgtaAGCACGTGTTACATTTTTCACACTTTAAGGCATCGTTTGGGAGAAATTGTTGCTGGAGATGCAACATTTTCCTAAAAGCTGCATATATGTGACAGTTAATATGATTAAAGTAATTTTTTGTAAATGCAGATACAAACCTGATGTGGTGTTCCTGCAGGAGCTCATTGACCCTTATGTCCACTTCTTGAAGAAACGGTTTGTCAGTTACCTGATGATTGAAGGTACAGTATGTCAGATACAGGTAGGAAAAGTCCATGTATGAATGATCAAATGGTGATTAATGACTGAAGGTAGTTGAACTGCTTTGGTTTCACGTAGTGTCACACATGAGGAGAGCTGTTAGGGACTTTAGTTAATATTAGTAACATCTGTATTCTTCCTTCACTGTTTTTATAAAACCTGACTGTTGTACCAACACTACCAGATTGGCTGATCAGATTTTTGGAAGCAGGATTTTGTAATCAAATTATCACAGAACTCACTATGAGCAGggggctggtccagatgggagAAAGAGTGTTTAACAAAATACCTGATTTGTAAGTATCGAAATAaatgagcagagggaagcatACATTTTGATTGCAGCTGAGCAAATGAAGCAAAACAAATGTCGATGTAGAGGTCCTTAATAGTGTGAAGAACTCATTCTGACCATCTGAACAGCAGGAACAGCTAAAACATTATTCCAGAAAACCCACGTTCTGGCGTTGTAAACCCATAAATAGTGCCTGAAATCTGGGAGGCCTAATCCACCCTCAGAGGTGGGTTTCTGCAAGTGTGCCTTCACAACTCTATGGGATTTATTTGCTCATAAGAAAGACAATGATAGAGTCAAtagtttgataaaaaaaaaaaaaagtaagaaagatGGGAATGTTTTGGAAGAGATGAATACATTTAGGAAGAACAACTATTTTAATTATATTAAAACATCTAAGTAAAGAAAGTGGGAGAAGTGTCCAATTATCTATCTTAGCTTTAATACTATCAACCAGGTCCTGAAAGTTCAATTTAAATAGTAGCCAGAAAGTTGCCCAAATTTATTGATGAGGCAAGCAGGGGAGGCAAAGAGAGCCTGGCATCTGACAGTGTCAGGGCCACATCATCTGCAAGTAAAGTGATGATGGACTCGACTGGACCACTGGATATACCTACAATGTCAGAGTTGTTCCTAACTGTAATGGCCAGAGGCTCcataggcaaggcaagtttatttatatagcacaattcaacaacaaggtgattcaaagtgctttacatagctAAAGCAAAGCGCACAGGGGACAAACATCAACCCTGCCTAGTCCCTCAGTGAAGTAGAAACAGATGTGACtttattctgaaggtctttGTGGATGATTCGGCGTCACACAACCCAGACACCAGTGAAAATAAAGCAGGATGTGCAGTGGTCACAGAACATCTTAGCATTAGGCTCATTATCATATCACTAAACAGAATATGGAACTAGACCACAGCattaacatgaaaacacacTAACTTCATCTCGTTGGAACAAGAGTGAGGGGTGAAAGAGCGCCCTCCTCCAACGTGAGCGTGCCAAGCTTCAACTCAGTGACGTGCAGAGTGAGACTCTGAGTCACCTGGGAGGGATCAGCAATGAAACGTAGATAACACCTGAATAGACAATCAGGCTGGTTTTGCCTGAAAGGTTCAGTATGTTTTTCAGTTGTGGTGGTTATTGATGAGACTTCTCTAATAATTTTACTGATACATCCACATGACTCGCCAAACGTCACAAACACAGGAAAGCTGTATATGAATTGCTGTGTTTCAAACTCTTCTCTAGTCCTGATTTtattaaaagtaaatacagtAATTAAAGTATGCAAATTTCACAGATACTCGACTAACAAATTACTCGTACTCATTCTGTATGGCAGCTAGACTGCTTCCTGACACGTAAGAAAGCTGTGCATTAGATCCTCATTATGCTAGTAAATATAACAACAGCTGTACATTCCTTTGTCATATTTACTGAATTCTGAACATCATCTGAAACCCTAAACTAGACTTTTGTGGTCATTCCACTTCATTAAGGGGTTTCACTGGGCCTCAAACATGCTTTGAGCACCCAAAGGATGAACTTTTTCTTTCGGAGCTAAATGTGACCGACCGCTTTGTTTTCCCCAGTGGCACCAGTGATGTAGGCACAATAATTGCTAATTGTAAATAGCACTGGGATGTTTTAAACTGTTATCACAGTGTTATTGATGCTGTTATGTCAAACCGATTACCTTACAACAGTAAAAATCACAAAGCACTGCATAGATAGAAAAATGCTGATCTGTCGCTCTGCTGCAAAATCCAGATCAAAAGTATTTGATGTACGTTGGCTGTGCGGAAACACATGGCAGCTTCTGGTTTTACCTCAGACTATGAAGGGCATTGGTCTCAAAGTTAGATCATGGTTTGTTGTATTCATTTATCCACCGGTTCAGTCACAGGCACTATCCCCTCATAGTACAGTTCCAAGGACATCTTTGAGGCTGACTCTAAAGTGTTTACGTGCCACGTCATAGGTggccctggacaggtcactgATAAGGATAAAGCACACAACCAAATTCACACCATGGCAACCTTTCTTAGAACATTTGTTAGACACCGACGATAAAGACAGATGgataaattacatttattatgTTCAGTAAAGGGTTGCTGATTCCACTGTGGACCTAAAGCCACATGAAATCAAATGGATGTAAGAAGAAGTCGCAtgacagggaaaaaaagaacgGCACGAAAGCAGGGTGTGTGTGATGTTTGGTGATGAATGTTGTACCTTCATCCCAAACAATATTGCTGCTAATGGATATTTTAATGGATTTAATAATACAGTTTGATAAACATGTCTCACACCAAATGGCTTCCTTATCTCAACAACACTCTCTCATAAATGAACAAATTAATTTAACTAAAGTTTTAAAGCTGTCTTTTTGCAGTTGAACAACCAATGCTGTTTCATATTTCCATGTGTAATCTGATAGCTTTTCCTTTGTATTATTACTGCTATGTTTGCACAAAAATTTAACACTCCAagagcaactgaaaataaacagaAGGGTGGAGACTCAGACTAAGAAGAGCGGGTAGGTGGTGAGAATCCAGAGAAAGGTATGCTTAAACGGCATTTTTAAGAgatatgtattttttgataaagcttctgtttaacattaatTGCAATGTATGACAATAAAAGAGTTGATACACTCCTCATTAAGGACATGGAAGTAGAGATATCAGGCGCTTTATGGGCCAATGGGTTGAAGAGGATTAAAGAATGCTCTGTTAATGCCAGATTACAACTTATATGGTTCAAAGTCCTTCATCGTTTGCATTTCTATAAAACAAAGCCAGGCAGTATTTGTCTATTATCTATTTCCTCATTGCGTGATAGATGCAAAGCAGTCGAAGGAACCCTTGGCCCTTGAAATGTTATAAATGCTGTCGTGTATTCTATGAAAACAGTTTTGTCAGTGAGAATTACATACTTATCTTTTGTTAAATACTCAGTTTCCTGTACCTCTGTACTATTTTTTCTCAAACTGCTCATCAGTTCCCTCTGACCCATGTGCTGTTACATGCAGCGCGTTTGTTTCTATGTaatcagatgtgtgtgtgtgtgtcatggtaCAAATTTCACATGTTTGTCAGAAACAGGAAAATCAACAGTCTGTTGGAGTCACTGCACTCATTTAATCATCTGCACGATGGAAGATAAATCCCCTTTCCCTGAAATAATGGCAGTCATCTAGTTTACATGTCAAACCTAaacccaccaagttgacaggacagCATGACAACAATAGAAATGCAAGtttaaaagattatttttaaaagactATTATAAAAGATCATTTCCTTTATTTAATTAATCTCACGTGTTGTTTAATCATTAGAAAGCATCTTATAATTTTAACATATTATAACTAAATTTGTTGACTGATCACTAATTGGAGGCACCGGTCTATTAAAAAATCAACCTGTTGTCCTGCAAGGTCTCGGTCAGCAGTAAGTGTCTGTTAAGTTTTCCAATTTTAACAGTAATGGGAGATATGGCATGTTTATGAGTATAAGCTGGTCTGCATtacacgcgtgtgtgtgtgttgtttgttagTAAACGGGTTAATGCATTTGCTGTTAGGATGTGTGTaccttttgttgtgatgctcaGGACCCTTTCTTAACCTCCACTCTGAGTCAGTCTGCCTTAGTTTTTCCTGGTTTTCCGTAACCCAATCTTCATGTGTGCCCACACTAAAAACAGCCTTCATTGTTCCTCTATGTTCTCTTCTCCCTCCTTCTCACGGCCGCTGCCTGCGTCTCCCACATCCTGCAGCACATCATGGTTATAATGCGCACATTATCAGCAGTTCAGTGGGCAGTTCTTCTTCAGCTTTGTcttatttttcagttattctgTCAGTCCGGGATCTTCTCCTGTGTGAGGAAACCCCTCCCTACCTTACAGTTGTTACCAgggatgttttattttcatgctgATGTCAGCTTTAACTGACACAATGAagtcagtttttctttcttgttgacTAGACCACCCTGTTATCATACACCCAAGAACAAGCAGCctgtctgctctgtgttgtGCTCTGTAAGTGTTTAGCAATTTGCCTTCAACACTCAACTCTGTTAACTCCTCTTAGTTAACCCTTCACACCGTGAGATCGAACATTTGACCAGAAACAATTTGACTTGCCCATGTGGAGCAGGGGCTTCTTTCTTGGTCAGCACACTCTCAATCGGGTTCACTATGGACAGAGATGCTGGtgttccagcagtttccagttcatgCAGGTTTGAACTCCTAAACATTCTAACTAATTTCCTCTCCTACAATTTTGATTGTGACACATTCAAATAACTTGAACGGATGAGATAGAAATGGCTCTAACTCATGTAAATGTGCAATTCCCTTTTCAAATCCCCAGCCCATGATCACTGGTATAAATGAGAACCTACCTGTCAGTAGACTTGtattaaaatagtttttgttttgtcttcctCTTGTGTTGACCAGGTGCTGAGGAAGGTTACTTCACAGGGATGTTGCTGAAAAAGTCACGAGTCACATTTGTGGAGAGTGAGATAGTACCTTATCGCACCACTAAGATGAGGAGGAACCTGCTTGTCGCTCAGGTGTGTGCAAAATCATCTCTGatattttctttgtgtgcataaGTTCTGCTGAACGTGACgctcagaaacatttttttttgcaaaaatcaGGTGATCGTCGATGGCCAGAAGCTGTGCCTGATGACATCCCACTTTGAGAGCTGTAAGGCCAATGCTAAAGAGCGTATGAATCAGCTGCATGTGGTGAAGTGGAGGTTTAAACATGCACCTGATGATGTCACCGTTGTGTTTGGGGGAGACACAAACCTGAGGGATGCGGAGGTCAGACGCTGCTCCTTCCACTCACATACAGCCAGTAAACTTATAACAAGTAATCACAGTAACTCTTTTCTCTGGACCCGTCTCAGGTGACCAAGGTGGGCCTGCCTGCAACTGTCTGTGATGTGTGGGAGCGACTGGGCAAGCAGGAGCACTGCCGCTACACGTGGGACACCTctgccaacaaca is a window of Maylandia zebra isolate NMK-2024a linkage group LG22, Mzebra_GT3a, whole genome shotgun sequence DNA encoding:
- the LOC112430136 gene encoding tyrosyl-DNA phosphodiesterase 2-like isoform X2 gives rise to the protein MELADDSPAASPAASHGDSHGDSPANSPAVTQEPSEKEDFKLSLITWNVDGLDVENLPERARGLVKYLNLYKPDVVFLQELIDPYVHFLKKRFVSYLMIEGAEEGYFTGMLLKKSRVTFVESEIVPYRTTKMRRNLLVAQVIVDGQKLCLMTSHFESCKANAKERMNQLHVVKWRFKHAPDDVTVVFGGDTNLRDAEVTKVGLPATVCDVWERLGKQEHCRYTWDTSANNNKKASYPVRFRFDRIYLRPAVRRGVPRLAPDHMALVGLEKLDCGRYTSDHWGIYCTFSAE
- the LOC112430136 gene encoding tyrosyl-DNA phosphodiesterase 2-like isoform X1, encoding MELADDSPAASPAASHGDSHGASPAASHGDSHGDSPANSPAVTQEPSEKEDFKLSLITWNVDGLDVENLPERARGLVKYLNLYKPDVVFLQELIDPYVHFLKKRFVSYLMIEGAEEGYFTGMLLKKSRVTFVESEIVPYRTTKMRRNLLVAQVIVDGQKLCLMTSHFESCKANAKERMNQLHVVKWRFKHAPDDVTVVFGGDTNLRDAEVTKVGLPATVCDVWERLGKQEHCRYTWDTSANNNKKASYPVRFRFDRIYLRPAVRRGVPRLAPDHMALVGLEKLDCGRYTSDHWGIYCTFSAE